CTTCCAGAATGGGTTTTTACCTTCCTTATTTTTAGGTAGTGCGGTTTCACACTACTTTTTTACACGAAAAACCGCGCCAAATCAACACTTTTATTTTTAAATTCTAAAAGTGGCAAACTCGGGAGAATGTTTGTATCAACTAATACTTTACCTTCAATTTTACCTATCATAAATTTCTTCCCGACTCCATTTTCCAATTACTCCGCCTGATAAAACTTTTTCTTTAATCCAATGTTCCCATCGGTGTGATTTTTTTTCAGATACTTTTTTTTCAATTAGAACAATCACATTAACATCTGCTTCTGGCAATATTACTGAATCAGGAATTTTTATTATTCTGTTTTTCTCAATATGTGTTTTAAATTTTATTGTTTCCATTTATCCACCTCCGTACATAGTCCGTTTTTAAAAAATGATTGTTATGACCTCTATCAATAAAACCGTATAAACTTCATCCAGCACAAAATTAGTCGTTATATAGCGAGTGCCGTTTTCTAATAAATTTTTATTTGTTTTAACTGCAATACTGTGAAACTGGTCTCTTTTATTGCTTAATGCAACCCAGCCGTTACTATCCATGAAAACTTGCTTCATTTCGATCATTCTTCACCATAAAGATATTTATCAATATTTTTAGATAAATCTTTCGGCGCTGATGATTCATAACCCTCCATTTGGTAAACACTATCCCGCGTTACATCAACAACTTTTTTAACATCCTGCTCCGGTAAATTTTTAACCCATTCATGAATTAAATCCTGTACGGTTTTCCCCATCTGTTTAGCTATTTGTTCCAAACGTTCATAATCATTTTCCATTACCTGTATATTTAATTTTGCCATATTGCCTCCCATAATTTAATATCATTTTCAAAGATTATTATACCACAAATTCCCTATAACATCCTAATTTGTAATATTTCATTATTAAAGCGACGAAGGATCCAGAACAAACTTTTTATTATTTTTCTTTAGCCCTTGATTACCCCAAGCGGCCGGAGCTTGGCGATTTTACGGGAGAGGCCCGCGTTGTGGACTATGTCGACTATTTCATTCACATTTTTATAGGCGGCGGGTGCCTCCTCGGAAAGTGTTTTCAAATCACCTGTCCGGACAAGGATATTCCGGCGGGACAATTCGTCATAAATTTGCCTGCCTGTCGCGGCTTTAAGGGCGCTTGTCCTGCTCATGAGCCTCCCGGCGCCGTGGCATGTTGAACCGAATGTTTCGCACATGGCCTTTTCCGTCCCTGCCAAAACATAGGAATTCCTGCCCATATCCCCCGGGATAATCACGGGCTGGCCGCAGGACTTGTATTTTTCCGGCAAATCGGGATGGTTTGGGCCGAATGAACGCGTCGCGCCCTTGCGATGGACGCAGACTTTTTTTATTGTCCCGTCAATTTCGTGTCTTTCGAATTTCGCGATATTGTGGGCGACATCATAAACCAGGGACATTCCTAATTTTTCTGGACTCTCGGAAAATACATCGCCAAAGACCTCACGCGTCCAGTGCATTATCCACTGGCGGTTTGCCCACGCGTAATTCGCGGACGATGCCATAGCGGAAAAATAATCTTTACCCTCGGGCGAGTTTACAGGCGCGCACGCAAGCTGCCTGTCAGGAAGAGAAAAATTGTATTTTAAAACAGCACGACCCATCACCTTTAAATAATCGTCACAGACCTGGTATCCAAGTCCCCGTGAACCCGAGTGGATCATCACCGTGACCTGCCCTTTTTGAAGGCCAAAAATGTCCGCGGTTTGCGGGTCATAAATTTCAACTACTTCCTGGATCTCTAAAAAATGGTTGCCTGACCCAAGCGTACCGGACTGGGGCCTTCCTCTTTCTATCGCGCGCTCGCTTACTTTATCCGGATTTGCTCCCCGCAGGCATCCTTTTTCTTCGGTTAACTCAACATCTTCCGTCCAGCCGTAGCCTTTCTTTACCGCCCATTCCGAACCTTTTAGAAGAACATCCCGTAGTTCCCTGTCGGATAAACGGATTTTTCCTTTTGTGCCGATTCCCGCGGGTATATTGTTAAATAATTTATCTAACAGT
Above is a window of bacterium DNA encoding:
- a CDS encoding RtcB family protein codes for the protein MPESWAGPLEKIDDYRWLIPKTFQAGMRVPGLIYTSEHLIKDIRMDQTPVQVANVACLPGILKYSMAMPDIHWGYGFPIGGVAACGFEEGVISPGGVGYDINCGVRLMRTNLFAEEIRSKLEELLDKLFNNIPAGIGTKGKIRLSDRELRDVLLKGSEWAVKKGYGWTEDVELTEEKGCLRGANPDKVSERAIERGRPQSGTLGSGNHFLEIQEVVEIYDPQTADIFGLQKGQVTVMIHSGSRGLGYQVCDDYLKVMGRAVLKYNFSLPDRQLACAPVNSPEGKDYFSAMASSANYAWANRQWIMHWTREVFGDVFSESPEKLGMSLVYDVAHNIAKFERHEIDGTIKKVCVHRKGATRSFGPNHPDLPEKYKSCGQPVIIPGDMGRNSYVLAGTEKAMCETFGSTCHGAGRLMSRTSALKAATGRQIYDELSRRNILVRTGDLKTLSEEAPAAYKNVNEIVDIVHNAGLSRKIAKLRPLGVIKG